The genomic stretch TAAGTCACGTTATTCGTCTTTTTCCCCTTCCGGTAATAATCCACGTCATTGTAGCGGAACATGTAGGCGAGGTTGAACCCTCGCAAGAAGGTATTTTCCAGTGAATATTCCAACTTCACGTAAGGATTCTTGCTCAAGCGTCCGGTTAATGCCAGCTGTGACCCCCGCAGGCTCCTGTTGTTGAAAGTCGTGTTTAACAAGATGGCTGCCATCTCTTCCGAATCGAACCGGAAACCGATATTCAGCGTACTCATGGGATTGGATTTCAGACTTAACTCCAAATCGTGGGGAGCTGTCCCCAGCAACCGGTAATTCACCGCCACGAATGCTTTCGTGCCGTACAGGGTCGCGATTTCACGATGGATGTCATCGAGCGTGATCTCGCTATTCGCCTCTATCCGCATCTTCCGGCGCACCCATCCTTCCTCCCGCGAGGACAGTCCCCGGATAATGATGTTCCGGATAGGAATTTTCCCCGGTTGACGGGCTTTCGGGATCCCGTTGTCCACATTCCCGGACTCCCCGATCAATTCTTTTACCCGCATGATCTCGGACCATTGTTGCAGTGCCGCCACCTTTCCCCGGGCCAGTAGCGAATCGATCGAGCGGGCGCTGAAACTGGCGGCCGTGTATCCTTTCATATCGGGACGAATCACCAGATCGGCAAGTTTCACGTTCGCCTCGTGCTTGTTCATACAGAGAAGGTTGATGATTTGCGGGATCACGCCGGAAACAGACTCCAACTTATCCTCTTTCATCAAATCGGCCTGCACGTCAACCCCGATCACGATCTCCGCACCCAACTCGCGGGCCACGTCTGTCGGGAAATTATTCAATATACCCCCATCAACCAGTACCCGGTCACCCGTCCTCACCGGGGTAAACACGCCCGGAATGGCCATGCTCGCCCGCATCGCCTGCACGAGATTCCCTCCCTTCATCACGATCTCTTCCCGGTGGAACATATCTGCCGCCACGCAGGCGAACGGGATCGGCAATTGCAGGAAATCAAGGGAATCATGATAACCGATCGTGAGATCGGAAAAGAGATTATACACGTTCTGCCCGCTGATAAAACCCGACGGACGCTTCTTCCCCCGGTCAAAAGGGAGGGAAAGCAGGTACTTGCCATCCTGTTCCTTCTCCCCGAAAGGCAGGTCATAACGATTCACTTTATCACTTAGAAGGAACATCCAATCCTGCACACGCACGAGGCTATCCAGTTGATCGGCC from Butyricimonas virosa encodes the following:
- a CDS encoding patatin-like phospholipase family protein; this translates as MRYLRPFCHMRFRFPTLRRLLCIGLLLLFATPTVEAQRKKVGVVLSGGGAKGVAHIGVLQVLEKAGIPVDVIVGTSMGSIVGGLYAIGYSADQLDSLVRVQDWMFLLSDKVNRYDLPFGEKEQDGKYLLSLPFDRGKKRPSGFISGQNVYNLFSDLTIGYHDSLDFLQLPIPFACVAADMFHREEIVMKGGNLVQAMRASMAIPGVFTPVRTGDRVLVDGGILNNFPTDVARELGAEIVIGVDVQADLMKEDKLESVSGVIPQIINLLCMNKHEANVKLADLVIRPDMKGYTAASFSARSIDSLLARGKVAALQQWSEIMRVKELIGESGNVDNGIPKARQPGKIPIRNIIIRGLSSREEGWVRRKMRIEANSEITLDDIHREIATLYGTKAFVAVNYRLLGTAPHDLELSLKSNPMSTLNIGFRFDSEEMAAILLNTTFNNRSLRGSQLALTGRLSKNPYVKLEYSLENTFLRGFNLAYMFRYNDVDYYRKGKKTNNVTYRYHMGELGLSSLYLRNFKFKVGVRYEYFDYNSLLFSNEDEVMSVRPEGFFSYYGVAELDTYDRRFYPSRGVSLEAAYSLYTDNLATYDGGSPFSALSVRFCPVVSLSDRLKVIPSAFGRVLIGHDPAYSYFNNLGGTEFGRYNTQQMPFVGINHVEVFENAVIVGKLEFRQRMGRKHYLSVIGNYALQDDNFFDLFGRKGIWGGGIGYSRDSMLGPVDLVFSFSDWSEKLGCYFNLGFYF